In one window of Solanum pennellii chromosome 2, SPENNV200 DNA:
- the LOC107008658 gene encoding uncharacterized protein LOC107008658, whose amino-acid sequence MRLKNKSRNPTTICCYPGRRCSFSVLLWSIVGCLVLLNLYCFIFEKDAPHGGAHLRINQHQHFRELEEVEEDNIQMPPPRKRSARAVKRKPKRPTTLIEEFLDEASQLRHVFFPGQRTAIDPRRSSGNDTYYYYPGRMWLDTEGNPIQAHGGGILHDQRTKMYYWYGEYKDGPTYHAHKKGAARVDVIGVGCYSSKDLWTWKNEGIVLAAEEHNETHDLYKLNVLERPKVIYNEKTGKYVMWMHIDDTNYTKALTGVAISDLPTGPFNYLYSKRPHGYESRDMTLFKDDDGVAYLVYSSEDNSELHIGPLNEEYMDVTQSMRRILVGQHREAPALFKHEGTYYMITSGCTGWAPNEALAHAAESIMGPWETIGNPCIGGNKVFRETTFFAQSTFVLPLPELHGSFIFMADRWNPADLKDSRYVWLPLRVSGPVDHPLEYNFAFPLWSRVSVYWHKRWRLPYRW is encoded by the exons ATGAGGTTGAAGAACAAATCCAGGAATCCAACCACTATATGTTGCTATCCAGGACGCAGATGCTCATTTTCAGTTCTCTTATGGAGTATAGTCGGTTGCCTTGTTTTACTTAATCTATATTGCTTTATTTTCGAAAAGGATGCACCGCATGGGGGTGCACACTTACGTATTAACCAGCACCAACACTTCCGTGAGCTTGAAGAGGTTGAGGAGGATAATATACAGATGCCACCACCAAGGAAGCGATCCGCACGTGCTGTCAAACGGAAGCCTAAGCGGCCAACCACCTTGATCGAAGAATTTCTTGACGAGGCTTCGCAGCTAAGGCATGTCTTTTTTCCTGGTCAAAGAACTGCAATAGACCCTCGTAGGAGTTCTGGAAATGATACCTATTATTATTACCCTGGGAGAATGTGGTTGGATACTGAGGGAAACCCCATACAAGCTCATGGGGGAGGTATTTTACACGATCAGAGAACAAAAATGTATTATTGGTACGGTGAGTATAAAGATGGGCCAACATATCATGCTCACAAAAAAGGAGCAGCACGA GTTGATGTTATCGGTGTTGGTTGCTATTCATCCAAAGATTTGTGGACTTGGAAAAATGAAGGAATTGTTTTGGCAGCAGAAGAACATAATGAGACACATGATTTGTACAAATTAAATGTACTGGAGAGGCCAAAAGTAATTTACAATGAGAAGACAGGTAAATATGTAATGTGGATGCATATTGATGATACAAACTACACAAAAGCTTTGACTGGAGTAGCCATAAGCGACCTCCCCACTGGTCCATTTAATTATCTGTACAGTAAACGGCCCCACGGATATGAAAGCAGGGATATGACACTCTTCAAAGATGATGATGGTGTAGCATACCTCGTCTACTCCTCAGAGGACAACAGTGAGCTTCATATTGGTCCACTTAATGAAGAGTACATGGACGTGACCCAATCCATGAGAAGGATTCTTGTTGGACAACACAGGGAAGCCCCTGCTTTGTTCAAACATGAAGGAACCTATTACATGATCACATCAGGTTGCACTGGTTGGGCTCCGAACGAGGCCCTAGCTCATGCAGCTGAATCAATTATGGGGCCATGGGAGACCATTGGAAATCCGTGCATCGGTGGGAACAAAGTTTTTAGAGAAACAACTTTCTTTGCTCAGAGCACATTTGTGCTTCCTTTGCCTGAGCTACATggttcctttatttttatggCAGATAGGTGGAATCCAGCTGACTTGAAGGATTCAAGGTATGTTTGGTTACCTTTAAGAGTGTCGGGGCCAGTAGACCATCCTCTTGAGTACAATTTTGCCTTCCCCTTATGGTCCAGAGTGTCCGTTTATTGGCATAAAAGATGGAGACTTCCTTATAGATGGTAG
- the LOC107010418 gene encoding uncharacterized protein LOC107010418, which translates to MGCCNPRTRKALKIGCGITAILLIILLIVAITLYFTILKPKSPKVTTQSVALETVRLEPFPAFHLNITIGLILTIHNRNYGSFKYDNSRAYVTYRGDPAAEAPIEADTIPARADHDLNTTVLIDSDGFSKNPNFLGDLLSGCLNFTSSTALHGKVTVWKVLKLKARTVSTCDISVFTKFQNASSVCKSKIKL; encoded by the coding sequence ATGGGATGCTGCAACCCAAGGACAAGGAAAGCCCTCAAAATAGGCTGTGGCATCACCGCAATTCTGCTAATTATTCTTCTTATCGTTGCCATTACTCTATATTTCACTATCCTTAAGCCAAAAAGTCCAAAAGTCACAACTCAGTCTGTTGCATTAGAGACAGTAAGATTAGAGCCATTTCCAGCATTTCATCTCAACATAACAATTGGCCTAATCCTCACTATCCATAACAGAAATTATGGTAGCTTCAAGTATGACAATAGCAGAGCTTATGTGACTTACCGCGGAGATCCAGCAGCAGAAGCACCAATTGAAGCAGACACCATTCCAGCTAGAGCAGATCATGATTTGAACACAACTGTGCTAATTGATTCAGATGGTTTCTCTAAGAATCCTAATTTCTTAGGAGATTTATTATCTGGTTGCTTGAATTTTACTTCATCAACCGCTTTACATGGGAAGGTCACTGTATGGAAAGTCTTGAAGCTCAAAGCCAGAACAGTTAGCACCTGTGACATttcagttttcaccaaattcCAGAATGCATCTTCTGTATGCAAATCCAAAATTAAGCTCTGA
- the LOC107008958 gene encoding protein SHORT-ROOT, with amino-acid sequence MDTLFRLVSLQQQQSDQYSFNSSRTSSSSRSSNKQNNTYSYHQDEECFNFFMDEDDFSSSSSKHNNYPPPHYNQYQQISTPTTTSSTPTQQSQSQYHHQFSPARDLNLEFASSFSGKWATDILLETSRAIADKNSTRVQQLMWMLNELSSPYGDTEQKLASYFLQALFSRMTDSGERCYRTLLSASDKTCSFESTRKLVLKFQEVSPWTTFGHVASNGAIMEALEGESKLHIIDISNTYCTQWPTLLEALATRTDETPHLRLTTVVAAASGGAASVQKVMKEIGSRMEKFARLMGVPFKFNVIHHVGNLSALDIGALDIKEEEALAINCIGALHSVTPAGNRRDYLISLFRRLQPRIVTMVEEEADLDVGVDGFDFVNGFQECLKWIRVYFESLDESFSKTSNERLMLERQAGRSIVDLLACPPSESMERRETGAKWSHRMHAGGFSPVLYSDEVCDDVRALLRRYKDGWSMGQCGGDSAGIFLSWKEQPVVWASAWKP; translated from the coding sequence ATGGATACTTTGTTTAGATTAGTTAGccttcaacaacaacaatctgATCAATACTCTTTTAACTCCAGCAGAACTTCAAGCAGCTCTAGATCTTCTAACAAACAAAACAACACATACAGTTATCATCAAGACGAAGAATGCTTCAACTTTTTCATGGATGAAGatgatttctcttcttcttcttctaaacacaACAACTATCCTCCTCCTCATTACAATCAATATCAACAAATCTCCACACCCACAACTACAAGCAGTACCCCAACACAACAATCTCAAtctcaatatcatcatcaattcTCCCCAGCTCGTGATTTAAATCTCGAATTCGCTTCctcattttctggaaaatgggCCACAGACATTCTTCTAGAAACTTCTCGTGCCATAGCCGATAAGAACAGTACACGTGTCCAACAGCTCATGTGGATGTTGAATGAGCTGAGCTCCCCCTATGGAGATACCGAACAAAAGTTGgcttcttattttcttcaagCATTATTTAGCCGTATGACGGATTCTGGCGAACGATGCTATCGCACCTTATTATCCGCTTCGGATAAAACATGTTCGTTCGAGTCAACGAGGAAATTAGTTTTGAAATTTCAGGAAGTTAGCCCTTGGACAACTTTTGGTCACGTTGCATCCAATGGTGCAATCATGGAAGCGTTAGAAGGTGAATCAAAGTTGCATATAATTGATATTAGCAACACTTATTGTACTCAATGGCCTACTTTACTAGAAGCACTAGCAACCCGCACCGACGAAACACCGCATCTCCGCCTCACGACGGTGGTTGCAGCTGCTAGCGGAGGTGCAGCGTCGGTGCAAAAAGTAATGAAGGAGATTGGGAGTAGAATGGAAAAATTTGCTAGGCTTATGGGCGTACCGTTTAAATTCAACGTGATTCACCACGTGGGAAATTTGTCTGCGTTGGATATTGGTGCGTTAGATATTAAAGAAGAGGAAGCGCTAGCAATTAATTGTATTGGTGCGTTACATTCGGTTACGCCAGCTGGCAATCGAAGGGATTATTTGATATCATTATTTAGGAGGTTACAACCTAGGATTGTTACAATGGTTGAAGAAGAAGCTGATCTTGATGTGGGTGTTGATGGTTTCGATTTTGTTAATGGTTTTCAAGAATGTTTGAAATGGATTAGGGtttattttgaatcattagACGAGAGTTTTTCGAAAACAAGTAACGAACGTTTGATGCTAGAGCGACAAGCAGGACGTTCGATTGTTGATTTACTAGCATGCCCACCATCAGAGTCAATGGAGAGGCGAGAAACGGGGGCAAAATGGTCACATCGTATGCATGCAGGAGGGTTCAGTCCGGTTTTATATAGTGATGAAGTTTGTGATGATGTTAGAGCTTTGTTGAGAAGGTATAAAGATGGGTGGTCGATGGGACAGTGTGGCGGAGATTCCGCCGGAATATTCTTGTCGTGGAAGGAACAGCCGGTGGTGTGGGCCAGTGCATGGAAgccttaa
- the LOC107009642 gene encoding uncharacterized protein LOC107009642, translating into MPKLHGGVLLPFILLLISTNIIAQKSLVFGFIDRDEISKRPDPLRHFKSYNGSYNLGDKHYWASAGFTGIHGYAIAGIWLLVGLGFGSYMIFKYFHANSSISMIEHSPSYYILMFSLVVLFTILAIVASCVALAANNGFEHRVERLRRTIFDAGGDTCQSIRRVVKVLLSMQTLLSPYNFQADQTLNMTTHRLRRGSVTIQQFIDKTQHTSNEAIRTLYVANIVVVTVNLVLLISALVLLIWHWPLGFIIIILCCWILTTLSWVLTGFDFFFHTFADDTCSALKDFQQNPQNNSLQIILPCANPGTSDKTLEQIGATVHNFITQLNSKLREVQGLGLNDIGENSVGTICDPFSGAPNYSFTPDLCPKDTIPIEDLKYVLSKVTCYEGNSSGNCAGEGRFIPQASSVILFAYTQSIQDLIEIFPDLLSLSQCSKVKQAFANILQYQCRPFRRSARVLWSSMLSLSILMILLVLTLIVKAHQETGRSFDTCSITPKKVETIPKNLPDCSNSAGNVQNM; encoded by the exons ATGCCAAAATTACATGGAGGGGTTCTTCTTCCTTTCATTCTTTTATTAATTTCCACTAATATAATTGCCCAGAAATCTCTTGTATTTGGCTTCATTGATCGtgatgaaatttcaaaaagaccTGATCCTCTCAGACATTTTAAGTCATATAATGGGAGTTATAATCTTGGTGACAAGCACTATTGGGCt TCTGCGGGTTTCACAGGCATACATGGATATGCAATTGCTGGGATTTGGTTGTTAGTTGGTTTGGGTTTTGGAAGTTACATGATTTTTAAGTATTTTCATGCCAATTCAAGTATTTCAATGATTGAACATTCGCCttcttattatattttgatgttcTCGCTGGTTGTTCTGTTTACAATTCTTGCCAT AGTTGCAAGCTGCGTTGCTTTGGCTGCAAACAATGGTTTTGAACATAGAGTAGAAAGGCTTCGCCGAACAATTTTTGATGCTGGTGGTGATACATGTCAATCCATCAGAAGGGTAGTAAAGGTTTTGCTAAGTATGCAAACTCTTTTAAGCCCTTATAATTTTCAGGCAGACCAGACGTTGAACATGACAACCCATAGGCTTCGAAGAGGATCTGTTACGATTCAACAGTTTATTGACAAAACCCAACACACAAGCAATGAAGCAATTCGAACTCT GTATGTTGCAAATATTGTCGTTGTCACTGTCAATTTAGTGCTTTTGATTAGTGCATTAG TTTTACTCATTTGGCACTGGCCTCTTGGATTTATAAT AATAATCCTCTGCTGCTGGATTTTGACAACTCTGAGTTGGGTGCTGACTGGTTTTGATTTCTTCTTCCATAC CTTTGCAGATGACACTTGCTCAGCTTTGAAGGACTTCCAACAGAATCCTCAGAACAATAGCTtgcaaattatacttccctgtGCGAATCCTGGAACTTCTGACAAAACGTTGGAGCAGATTGGCGCCACggttcataatttcattactcAG CTTAATTCTAAGCTGAGAGAGGTACAAGGATTAGGATTAAATGATATCGGGGAAAATAGCGTAGGAACAATTTGTGACCCCTTCTCTGGTGCACCTAATTACAGCTTCACACCTGATCTGTGCCCAAAGGATACTATCCCAATTGAAGATCTGAAATAT GTTCTGTCAAAAGTCACATGTTATGAAGGAAATTCTTCAGGAAATTGCGCGGGTGAAGGAAGATTCATTCCACAGGCCTCATCTGTGATATTATTCGCTTATACTCAATCTATTCAAGACCTGATAGAAATATTCCCTGATTTGCTGAGCCTAAGTCAGTGCTCCAAAGTAAAACAAGCATTCGCCAACATTTTACAGTACCAGTGCAGGCCATTTAGACGTTCAGCACGAGTACTATGGTCATCTATGTTGTCACTCTCCATTCTCATGATACTTTTAGTACTAACATTGATAGTAAAAGCTCACCAAGAAACTGGAAGAAGCTTCGATACATGCTCCATTACTCCTAAAAAAGTCGAAACAATACCAAAAAACTTGCCAGATTGCAGTAATTCTGCAGGCAATGTACAGAATATGTAG
- the LOC107012010 gene encoding peptidyl-prolyl cis-trans isomerase CYP65: MGKKQHSKDRMFITKTEWATEWGGAKSKELKTPFKRLPFYCCALTFTPFEDPVCTKDGNVFEIMHIVPYIRKYGRNPVTGAPMKQEDLIPLTFHKNSEGEYHCPVLNKVFTEFTHIVAVRTTGNVFCYEAVKELNIKTKNWKELLTDEAFSREDLITIQNPNALDTKVLLDFDHVKKNLKVDDEEIQKMHSDPTYNINITGDIKQMLKELGSEKAKEIALHGGGGNKAQNERAAALEAILAARSRIKDDAKTKENGEGTAKQTFSIVDAASASVHGRSAAAAKAGSTDKTAARIALHMAGERTPVNAKLVKSRFTTGAASRSFTSTSYDPVTKNEYEYVKVEKNPKKKGYVQLHTTHGDLNIELHCDITPRACENFITLCEQGYYNGVAFHRNIRNFMIQGGDPTGTGKGGESIWGKPFKDEVHSKLLHSGRGVVSMANSGPHSNGSQFFILYKSATHLNFKHTVFGMVVGGLPTLSTMEKVPVDDDDRPLEEIKIISVEVYVNPYAELDEEEEKTNDDNKTEDQDNEKVGSWYSNPGTGTSEIQAVGSGIGKYLKARAAQADSKTSSNSSLPPISVVKKRKTGSSTAELKDFSAW; encoded by the exons ATGGGGAAGAAACAACACAGTAAAGATCGAATGTTTATAACCAAGACAGAATGGGCAACTGAATGGGGTGGCGCTAAATCGAAAGAACTTAAAACCCCTTTTAAACGGCTTCCCTTCTATTGCTGCGC TCTTACGTTTACACCGTTCGAGGACCCAGTATGCACAAAAGATGGCAATGTTTTTGAAATAAT gCATATAGTTCCATACATCAGGAAATATGGGAGGAATCCAGTGACTGGGGCACCTATGAAGCAAGAAGACTTAATTCCTCTTACTTTCCACAAGAACTCTGAAG GAGAGTATCATTGTCCGGTCTTGAACAAGGTTTTTACAGAATTCACACATATAGTTGCTGTAAGAACTACGGGAAATGTTTTCTGTTATGAG GCAGTTAAAGAACTGAATATCAAAACAAAGAACTGGAAGGAGCTTCTCACTGATGAAGCATTCTCTAGAGAAGACCTTATAACAATTCAA AATCCTAATGCACTGGACACCAAAGTGCTTCTAGATTTTGATCAtgttaagaaaaatttaaaggttGACGATGAAG AAATACAGAAAATGCATTCTGACCcaacatacaacataaatattaCTGGGGACATCAAGCAAATGCTCAAGGAACTTGGAAGTGAGAAAGCGAAAGAGATTGCACTGCATGGTGGAGGTGGGAACAAGGCACAGAATGAAAGAGCTGCTGCTCTTGAGGCTATTTTAGCTGCAAGATCACGTATCAAAGATGACGCAAAAACGAAAGAAAATGGTGAAGGAACAGCGAAGCAGACTTTCAGCATTGTGGATGCTGCATCTGCGTCAGTTCATGGAAGAAGTGCTGCTGCTGCAAAGGCTGGTTCAACTGATAAAACAGCTGCGCGGATAGCTTTGCACATGGCGGGTGAAAGGACTCCAGTAAATGCTAAGCTG GTTAAGAGTCGTTTTACCACTGGTGCTGCTTCTCGATCATTTACTTCCACCTCCTATGATCCGGTAACAAAGAATGAATACGAATATGTTAAAGTTGAGAAAAATCCCAAGAAGAAAGGTTATGTTCAGCTGCATACAACACATGGTGATTTGAACATTGAGCTTCATTGTGACATAACTCCAAGGGCATGTGAGAACTTCATTACTCTTTGTGAACAAGGGTATTATAATGGAGTAGCTTTTCACAGAAACATCCG GAATTTCATGATTCAAGGTGGTGACCCAACTGGGACAGGGAAAGGAGGTGAGTCGATCTGGGGTAAGCCCTTCAAGGATGAAGTGCACTCCAAGTTGCTGCATTCTGGTAGAGGTGTTGTTAGCATGGCTAATTCTGGTCCTCACTCAAATGGCTCACAGTTCTTCATCCTGTACAAGTCTGCCACTCACTTAAATTTCAAACATACCGTCTTTGGTATGGTTGTTGGAGGCTTGCCAACACTTTCCACCATGGAGAAAGTCCCTGTTGATGACGATGACCGACCTCTG GAAGAAATCAAGATAATAAGTGTAGAAGTTTATGTAAACCCCTATGCAGAGCTTGatgaagaagaggagaaaacaAACGATGACAACAAAACTGAAGATCAAGACAAT GAGAAGGTTGGATCATGGTACAGCAACCCTGGAACTGGAACCTCAGAAATTCAAGCTGTTGGCAGTGGAATTGGGAAGTATTTGAAAGCAAGGGCTGCACAGGCTGATTCCAAAACTTCTTCTAATAGCAGTCTGCCACCTATTTCTGTagtgaagaagagaaaaacagGCTCATCAACAGCAGAACTTAAAGATTTTTCAGCATGGTAG
- the LOC107009308 gene encoding uncharacterized protein LOC107009308, giving the protein MGGDRSRSRSSTSSSSEEDGDADWRAAIDSVAGTTTFGKTTAKVHSSATATNGESIAHAFQEDGIDTIQPQKLKHYQIKGLKTLEDILDKTLDIVRHADDASQEETPSMNGGGVRLFRRAPPGILFDHTDELQKPRKKPRIRPGKEFEENSKEFKNQIKSIAVDGMDILAASKNACQKSLARLEAREAAAKAAAKREEERVAALKKIRGERWLPAVARDMQSRLQRR; this is encoded by the exons ATGGGTGGTGACCGGAGTAGAAGCAGGAGTAGCACTAGTAGCAGCAGTGAAGAGGATGGAGATGCTGATTGGAGAGCGGCCATAGATTCTGTTGCTGGTACAACTACATTTGGCAAAACTACCGCCAAAGTTCATTCATCAGCCACTGCTACTAACGGAGAATCTATCGCCCATGCATTCCAAGAAGATGGAATAGATACTATCCAACCCCAGAAGCTCAAACATTATCAAATAAAG GGCCTGAAGACTTTGGAAGACATTTTAGACAAGACTTTAGACATAGTGAGACACGCTGATGATGCTTCACAGGAAGAAACACCCTCAATGAACGGAGGTGGAGTCCGGTTGTTTAGGCGTGCTCCACCTGGGATTCTGTTTGATCACacag ATGAACTCCAAAAACCCAGAAAGAAACCAAGAATTCGTCCTGGGAAGGAATTTGAGGAGAACTCAAAAGAG TTCAAAAACCAAATCAAGTCCATTGCTGTTGATGGGATGGATATTTTAGCTGCATCTAAAAATGCTTGCCAGAAATCATTGGCCAGACTAGAAGCAAGAGAAGCAGCAGCTAAAGCAGCTGCTAAAAGAGAGGAAGAAAGAGTTGcagcattaaaaaaaattagggggGAGAGATGGCTCCCTGCTGTGGCCAGAGATATGCAGTCAAGACTTCAACGACGTTAA